Proteins from one Juglans microcarpa x Juglans regia isolate MS1-56 chromosome 1S, Jm3101_v1.0, whole genome shotgun sequence genomic window:
- the LOC121246656 gene encoding 60S ribosomal protein L28-2-like, protein MATVPGPLIWEMVKKNNSFLVKEFGRGTASVQFSKESNNLYNLNSYKHSGLANKKTVIIQPEGKDRSVLLATTKTKKQNKPAALLHKSVMKKEYRRMANAVANQVADNYYRPDLKKAALARLSVVHRSLKVAKSGVKKRNRQAVRVYGRK, encoded by the exons ATGGCGACAGTACCGGGGCCGTTGATATGGGAGATGGTAAAGAAGAACAACTCGTTCCTGGTGAAGGAGTTCGGGAGAGGAACGGCGAGCGTGCAGTTCAGCAAGGAGAGCAACAATCTCTACAACCTCAACTCCTACAAGCACTCTG GTCTGGCAAACAAGAAAACAGTTATTATTCAACCTGAAGGTAAAGACCGATCGGTGTTGCTTGCTACAACCAAGACCAAGAAGCAGAACAAGCCTGCTGCTTTGCTTCACAagtctgtgatgaaaaaggagTACCGCAGGATGGCAAATGCTGTGGCAAACCAG GTTGCAGATAACTACTACAGGCCAGATCTAAAGAAAGCCGCCCTTGCCAGGTTGAGCGTTGTGCACAGGAGCCTCAAAGTTGCCAAATCTGGTGTCAAGAAGAGGAATAGGCAGGCTGTGAGAGTTTACGGTAGGAAATGA
- the LOC121246655 gene encoding 60S ribosomal protein L28-2-like, translated as MATVPGQLIWEMVKKNNSFLVKEFGNGTASVQFSKESNNLYNLNSYKHSGLANKKTVTIQPEGKDRSVLLATTKTKKQNKPAALLHKSVMKKEFRRMANAVANQVANNYYRPDLKKAALARLSAVHRSLKVAKSGVKKRNRQAVRVYGRK; from the exons ATGGCGACAGTACCCGGGCAGTTGATATGGGAGATGGTGAAGAAGAACAACTCGTTCCTGGTGAAGGAGTTTGGGAATGGAACGGCCAGCGTGCAGTTCAGCAAGGAGAGCAACAACCTCTACAACCTCAACTCCTACAAGCACTCTG GTTTGGCAAACAAGAAAACAGTTACCATTCAACCTGAGGGCAAAGATAGATCGGTGTTGCTTGCTACAACCAAGACCAAGAAACAGAACAAGCCTGCTGCTTTGCTTCACAAGTCCGTGATGAAAAAGGAGTTCCGCAGGATGGCAAATGCAGTGGCCAACCAG GTTGCAAATAACTACTACAGGCCTGATCTAAAGAAAGCCGCCCTTGCTAGGTTGAGTGCTGTGCACAGGAGCCTCAAAGTTGCCAAATCTGGTGTCAAGAAGAGGAACAGGCAGGCTGTGAGAGTTTACGGTAGGAAATGA
- the LOC121246652 gene encoding eukaryotic peptide chain release factor subunit 1-3, which produces MADGHETDKNIEIWKIKKLIKALEAARGNGTSMISLIMPPRDQISRVTKMLGDEFGTASNIKSRVNRQSVLAAITSAQQRLKLYNKVPPNGLVLYTGTIVTDDGKEKKVTFDFEPFKPINASLYLCDNKFHTEALNELLESDDKFGFIVMDGNGTLFGTLSGNTREVLHKFTVDLPKKHGRGGQSALRFARLRMEKRHNYVRKTAELATQFFINPATSQPNVSGLILAGSADFKTELSQSDMFDPRLQAKILNVVDVSYGGENGFNQAIELSSEILSNVKFIQEKRLIGKYFDEISQDTGKYVFGVEDTLKALEMGAVETLIVWENLDINRYVLKHSTTGEIIIKHLNKEQEADQSNFRDPATSVDLEVQEKMSLLEWFANEYKRFGCTLEFVTNKSQEGSQFCRGFGGIGGILRYQLDMRSFDELSDDGEVYEDSD; this is translated from the coding sequence ATGGCAGATGGTCATGAAACGGACAAGAATATTGAGATATGGAAAATCAAGAAGTTGATCAAAGCCCTGGAAGCTGCAAGAGGCAATGGTACCAGCATGATATCTCTTATAATGCCTCCACGTGATCAAATATCTCGTGTGACTAAGATGTTGGGTGATGAATTTGGAACTGCTTCAAACATCAAAAGCAGAGTCAACCGTCAGTCGGTTTTGGCCGCCATTACTTCTGCTCAACAGAGGCTGAAGCTTTATAATAAGGTTCCTCCCAATGGGCTTGTCCTTTATACTGGGACAATTGTTACTGATGATGGGAAGGAAAAGAAGGTCACATTTGACTTCGAGCCTTTCAAGCCTATAAATGCATCACTCTACCTCTGTGATAATAAGTTTCACACAGAAGCCCTAAATGAACTCTTAGAGTCTGATGACAAGTTTGGTTTTATTGTCATGGATGGAAATGGCACACTTTTTGGGACATTGAGTGGAAACACACGAGAGGTTCTTCATAAATTCACAGTTGATCTACCAAAGAAGCATGGAAGAGGAGGGCAGTCAGCTCTGCGTTTTGCTCGTCTTCGGATGGAAAAGCGGCACAACTATGTGAGAAAGACTGCGGAACTTGCCACACAATTCTTCATTAATCCTGCAACAAGTCAGCCTAATGTTTCTGGGCTAATACTTGCAGGTTCCGCCGACTTCAAAACTGAGCTGAGTCAGTCAGATATGTTTGATCCTCGATTGCAGGCGAAGATATTGAATGTGGTTGATGTTTCTTATGGAGGCGAAaatggtttcaatcaagctaTTGAGCTTTCATCAGAAATCCTGTCAAATGTGAAGTTTATACAAGAGAAACGCCTCATTGGGAAATATTTTGACGAGATCAGCCAGGATACTGGGAAATATGTCTTTGGTGTAGAGGACACATTGAAAGCTCTAGAAATGGGTGCTGTAGAAACACTTATTGTTTGGGAAAATTTGGACATTAATAGGTATGTCCTGAAACACAGCACCACTGGTGAGATAATAATAAAGCACCTGAACAAGGAACAAGAGGCCGATCAGAGCAACTTTCGGGATCCAGCTACCTCTGTGGATTTGGAAGTTCAGGAGAAGATGTCCTTACTTGAGTGGTTTGCCAATGAGTATAAGCGGTTTGGCTGCACACTTGAATTTGTTACCAACAAATCTCAAGAGGGATCACAATTTTGCAGAGGGTTTGGTGGGATCGGGGGTATACTTCGTTACCAGCTTGATATGAGATCCTTTGATGAGTTATCTGATGATGGTGAAGTATACGAGGATTCGGATTAA